One part of the Arabidopsis thaliana chromosome 1 sequence genome encodes these proteins:
- the FUT3 gene encoding fucosyltransferase 3 (fucosyltransferase 3 (FUT3); FUNCTIONS IN: transferase activity, transferring glycosyl groups, fucosyltransferase activity; INVOLVED IN: cell wall biogenesis; LOCATED IN: membrane; EXPRESSED IN: 22 plant structures; EXPRESSED DURING: 10 growth stages; CONTAINS InterPro DOMAIN/s: Xyloglucan fucosyltransferase (InterPro:IPR004938); BEST Arabidopsis thaliana protein match is: fucosyltransferase 1 (TAIR:AT2G03220.1); Has 325 Blast hits to 317 proteins in 15 species: Archae - 0; Bacteria - 0; Metazoa - 0; Fungi - 0; Plants - 325; Viruses - 0; Other Eukaryotes - 0 (source: NCBI BLink).) produces the protein MKRGKKNSDAGDRLTNSDTRTGSSELNAMMKPSLSSMKTMGLLLAVLMVASVMFSLSVVLRDPPSDDVIETEAASRVLQSRLHQDGGLSEKKAQLGNINLVPSFDKESCLSRYEASLYRKESPFKQSSYLDYRLQRYEDLHRRCGPFTRSYNLTLDKLKSGDRSDGEVSGCRYVIWLNSNGDLGNRMLSLASAFLYALLTNRFLLVELGVDMADLFCEPFPNTTWFLPPEFPLNSHFNEQSLLRNSGNPMVAYRHVVRDSSDQQKLFFCEDSQVLLEETPWLILKADSFFLPSLFSVSSFKQELQMLFPEKDTAFHFLSQYLFHPTNVVWGLITRYYNAYLAKADQRIGIYIGVSESGNEQFQHLIDQILACGTRHKLLPEVDKQRNLPSSQVLNRKSKAVFISSSSPGYFKSIRDVYWENPTVMGEIISVHKPSYKDYQKTPRNMESKRAWAEIYLLSCSDALVVTGLWSSLVEVAHGLGGLKPWVLNKAENGTAHEPYCVKARSIEPCSQATLFHGCKD, from the exons ATGAAGCGGGGCAAGAAGAACTCGGATGCGGGTGACCGACTCACCAACTCGGATACTCGAACCGGGTCTAGCGAATTGAATGCGATGATGAAACCAAGTTTGAGTTCGATGAAAACGATGGGTCTACTTCTGGCGGTTCTTATGGTTGCTTCGGTTATGTTCTCTCTGTCCGTGGTGCTCAGAGACCCACCTTCCGATGATGTTATTGAGACTGAAGCAGCCTCTAGAGTTCTTCAGAGCAGATTGCACCAAg ATGGTGGACTTAGCGAGAAGAAGGCACAGCTTGGCAACATTAATCTTGTGCCTAGTTTTGATAAAGAATCATGCTTGAGCAGGTACGAGGCGAGTTTATATCGAAAGGAATCGCCTTTTAAGCAATCCTCTTACCTGGATTACAGATTACAAAGATACGAGGATCTTCATAGACGTTGTGGACCATTCACTAGATCCTATAACTTAACACTTGACAAACTCAAGTCGGGAGATCGGTCTGACGGTGAAGTTTCTGGTTGTAGATATGTAATATGGTTGAATTCCAATGGTGATCTTGGGAATAGGATGCTGAGTCTAGCTTCAGCTTTTCTTTATGCTCTCTTAACAAATAGGTTTTTACTTGTCGAACTAGGAGTTGACATGGCTGATCTTTTCTGCGAGCCATTTCCAAACACTACTTGGTTTCTTCCCCCAGAGTTTCCGCTCAACAGCCACTTCAACGAGCAGTCTCTTCTACGCAATTCTGGCAACCCGATGGTTGCATATCGACATGTAGTTCGTGATTCCAGTGACCAacaaaagcttttcttttgtgaGGATAGTCAAGTTTTGTTGGAGGAAACCCCCTGGTTGATCTTAAAAGCGGATAGTTTCTTTCTCCCATCTCTCTTCTCAGTCTCGTCATTCAAGCAGGAACTTCAAATGCTCTTCCCGGAAAAAGATACTGCTTTTCACTTCTTAAGTCAGTATCTCTTTCACCCAACTAATGTTGTCTGGGGTCTCATTACACGATACTATAACGCATATCTTGCTAAGGCTGATCAAAGAATAGGAATCTATATTGGGGTCTCTGAGTCTGGAAATGAACAGTTCCAGCATTTGATAGATCAGATTTTAGCTTGTGGAACTAGACATAAGCTGCTTCCTGAAGTtgacaaacaaagaaatctcCCTTCAAGCCAAGTTCTGAACCGAAAATCAAAGGCAGTGTttatctcatcttcttctccagggTATTTTAAGAGTATCAGGGACGTATATTGGGAAAACCCAACAGTGATGGGAGAGATAATCAGCGTTCACAAGCCGAGCTACAAGGACTACCAAAAAACCCCGAGGAACATGGAAAGTAAGAGAGCATGGGCTGAGATATACCTTCTGAGTTGTTCTGATGCGCTGGTGGTCACAGGTTTATGGTCCTCACTCGTGGAGGTTGCTCATGGCCTTGGAGGGTTGAAGCCATGGGTGTTGAACAAAGCTGAGAATGGGACTGCCCATGAGCCTTACTGTGTGAAAGCAAGATCAATAGAGCCCTGTTCCCAAGCGACATTGTTCCATGGCTGTAAAGATTGA
- the FUT3 gene encoding fucosyltransferase 3 — MMTSSPSTVLNHPTHQSPTSLLPYPNSHFRIRPGFCNLMKRGKKNSDAGDRLTNSDTRTGSSELNAMMKPSLSSMKTMGLLLAVLMVASVMFSLSVVLRDPPSDDVIETEAASRVLQSRLHQDGGLSEKKAQLGNINLVPSFDKESCLSRYEASLYRKESPFKQSSYLDYRLQRYEDLHRRCGPFTRSYNLTLDKLKSGDRSDGEVSGCRYVIWLNSNGDLGNRMLSLASAFLYALLTNRFLLVELGVDMADLFCEPFPNTTWFLPPEFPLNSHFNEQSLLRNSGNPMVAYRHVVRDSSDQQKLFFCEDSQVLLEETPWLILKADSFFLPSLFSVSSFKQELQMLFPEKDTAFHFLSQYLFHPTNVVWGLITRYYNAYLAKADQRIGIYIGVSESGNEQFQHLIDQILACGTRHKLLPEVDKQRNLPSSQVLNRKSKAVFISSSSPGYFKSIRDVYWENPTVMGEIISVHKPSYKDYQKTPRNMESKRAWAEIYLLSCSDALVVTGLWSSLVEVAHGLGGLKPWVLNKAENGTAHEPYCVKARSIEPCSQATLFHGCKD, encoded by the exons ATGATGACTTCATCTCCCTCCACTGTGCTTAATCACCCTACTCACCAGTCACCaacctctcttcttccataCCCGAATTCTCATTTTAGGATCCGACCCGGTTTTTGTAACCTTATGAAGCGGGGCAAGAAGAACTCGGATGCGGGTGACCGACTCACCAACTCGGATACTCGAACCGGGTCTAGCGAATTGAATGCGATGATGAAACCAAGTTTGAGTTCGATGAAAACGATGGGTCTACTTCTGGCGGTTCTTATGGTTGCTTCGGTTATGTTCTCTCTGTCCGTGGTGCTCAGAGACCCACCTTCCGATGATGTTATTGAGACTGAAGCAGCCTCTAGAGTTCTTCAGAGCAGATTGCACCAAg ATGGTGGACTTAGCGAGAAGAAGGCACAGCTTGGCAACATTAATCTTGTGCCTAGTTTTGATAAAGAATCATGCTTGAGCAGGTACGAGGCGAGTTTATATCGAAAGGAATCGCCTTTTAAGCAATCCTCTTACCTGGATTACAGATTACAAAGATACGAGGATCTTCATAGACGTTGTGGACCATTCACTAGATCCTATAACTTAACACTTGACAAACTCAAGTCGGGAGATCGGTCTGACGGTGAAGTTTCTGGTTGTAGATATGTAATATGGTTGAATTCCAATGGTGATCTTGGGAATAGGATGCTGAGTCTAGCTTCAGCTTTTCTTTATGCTCTCTTAACAAATAGGTTTTTACTTGTCGAACTAGGAGTTGACATGGCTGATCTTTTCTGCGAGCCATTTCCAAACACTACTTGGTTTCTTCCCCCAGAGTTTCCGCTCAACAGCCACTTCAACGAGCAGTCTCTTCTACGCAATTCTGGCAACCCGATGGTTGCATATCGACATGTAGTTCGTGATTCCAGTGACCAacaaaagcttttcttttgtgaGGATAGTCAAGTTTTGTTGGAGGAAACCCCCTGGTTGATCTTAAAAGCGGATAGTTTCTTTCTCCCATCTCTCTTCTCAGTCTCGTCATTCAAGCAGGAACTTCAAATGCTCTTCCCGGAAAAAGATACTGCTTTTCACTTCTTAAGTCAGTATCTCTTTCACCCAACTAATGTTGTCTGGGGTCTCATTACACGATACTATAACGCATATCTTGCTAAGGCTGATCAAAGAATAGGAATCTATATTGGGGTCTCTGAGTCTGGAAATGAACAGTTCCAGCATTTGATAGATCAGATTTTAGCTTGTGGAACTAGACATAAGCTGCTTCCTGAAGTtgacaaacaaagaaatctcCCTTCAAGCCAAGTTCTGAACCGAAAATCAAAGGCAGTGTttatctcatcttcttctccagggTATTTTAAGAGTATCAGGGACGTATATTGGGAAAACCCAACAGTGATGGGAGAGATAATCAGCGTTCACAAGCCGAGCTACAAGGACTACCAAAAAACCCCGAGGAACATGGAAAGTAAGAGAGCATGGGCTGAGATATACCTTCTGAGTTGTTCTGATGCGCTGGTGGTCACAGGTTTATGGTCCTCACTCGTGGAGGTTGCTCATGGCCTTGGAGGGTTGAAGCCATGGGTGTTGAACAAAGCTGAGAATGGGACTGCCCATGAGCCTTACTGTGTGAAAGCAAGATCAATAGAGCCCTGTTCCCAAGCGACATTGTTCCATGGCTGTAAAGATTGA
- the FUT3 gene encoding fucosyltransferase 3, translating to MMTSSPSTVLNHPTHQSPTSLLPYPNSHFRIRPGFCNLMKRGKKNSDAGDRLTNSDTRTGSSELNAMMKPSLSSMKTMGLLLAVLMVASVMFSLSVVLRDPPSDDVIETEAASRVLQSRLHQAIESDGGLSEKKAQLGNINLVPSFDKESCLSRYEASLYRKESPFKQSSYLDYRLQRYEDLHRRCGPFTRSYNLTLDKLKSGDRSDGEVSGCRYVIWLNSNGDLGNRMLSLASAFLYALLTNRFLLVELGVDMADLFCEPFPNTTWFLPPEFPLNSHFNEQSLLRNSGNPMVAYRHVVRDSSDQQKLFFCEDSQVLLEETPWLILKADSFFLPSLFSVSSFKQELQMLFPEKDTAFHFLSQYLFHPTNVVWGLITRYYNAYLAKADQRIGIYIGVSESGNEQFQHLIDQILACGTRHKLLPEVDKQRNLPSSQVLNRKSKAVFISSSSPGYFKSIRDVYWENPTVMGEIISVHKPSYKDYQKTPRNMESKRAWAEIYLLSCSDALVVTGLWSSLVEVAHGLGGLKPWVLNKAENGTAHEPYCVKARSIEPCSQATLFHGCKD from the exons ATGATGACTTCATCTCCCTCCACTGTGCTTAATCACCCTACTCACCAGTCACCaacctctcttcttccataCCCGAATTCTCATTTTAGGATCCGACCCGGTTTTTGTAACCTTATGAAGCGGGGCAAGAAGAACTCGGATGCGGGTGACCGACTCACCAACTCGGATACTCGAACCGGGTCTAGCGAATTGAATGCGATGATGAAACCAAGTTTGAGTTCGATGAAAACGATGGGTCTACTTCTGGCGGTTCTTATGGTTGCTTCGGTTATGTTCTCTCTGTCCGTGGTGCTCAGAGACCCACCTTCCGATGATGTTATTGAGACTGAAGCAGCCTCTAGAGTTCTTCAGAGCAGATTGCACCAAg CAATCGAATCAGATGGTGGACTTAGCGAGAAGAAGGCACAGCTTGGCAACATTAATCTTGTGCCTAGTTTTGATAAAGAATCATGCTTGAGCAGGTACGAGGCGAGTTTATATCGAAAGGAATCGCCTTTTAAGCAATCCTCTTACCTGGATTACAGATTACAAAGATACGAGGATCTTCATAGACGTTGTGGACCATTCACTAGATCCTATAACTTAACACTTGACAAACTCAAGTCGGGAGATCGGTCTGACGGTGAAGTTTCTGGTTGTAGATATGTAATATGGTTGAATTCCAATGGTGATCTTGGGAATAGGATGCTGAGTCTAGCTTCAGCTTTTCTTTATGCTCTCTTAACAAATAGGTTTTTACTTGTCGAACTAGGAGTTGACATGGCTGATCTTTTCTGCGAGCCATTTCCAAACACTACTTGGTTTCTTCCCCCAGAGTTTCCGCTCAACAGCCACTTCAACGAGCAGTCTCTTCTACGCAATTCTGGCAACCCGATGGTTGCATATCGACATGTAGTTCGTGATTCCAGTGACCAacaaaagcttttcttttgtgaGGATAGTCAAGTTTTGTTGGAGGAAACCCCCTGGTTGATCTTAAAAGCGGATAGTTTCTTTCTCCCATCTCTCTTCTCAGTCTCGTCATTCAAGCAGGAACTTCAAATGCTCTTCCCGGAAAAAGATACTGCTTTTCACTTCTTAAGTCAGTATCTCTTTCACCCAACTAATGTTGTCTGGGGTCTCATTACACGATACTATAACGCATATCTTGCTAAGGCTGATCAAAGAATAGGAATCTATATTGGGGTCTCTGAGTCTGGAAATGAACAGTTCCAGCATTTGATAGATCAGATTTTAGCTTGTGGAACTAGACATAAGCTGCTTCCTGAAGTtgacaaacaaagaaatctcCCTTCAAGCCAAGTTCTGAACCGAAAATCAAAGGCAGTGTttatctcatcttcttctccagggTATTTTAAGAGTATCAGGGACGTATATTGGGAAAACCCAACAGTGATGGGAGAGATAATCAGCGTTCACAAGCCGAGCTACAAGGACTACCAAAAAACCCCGAGGAACATGGAAAGTAAGAGAGCATGGGCTGAGATATACCTTCTGAGTTGTTCTGATGCGCTGGTGGTCACAGGTTTATGGTCCTCACTCGTGGAGGTTGCTCATGGCCTTGGAGGGTTGAAGCCATGGGTGTTGAACAAAGCTGAGAATGGGACTGCCCATGAGCCTTACTGTGTGAAAGCAAGATCAATAGAGCCCTGTTCCCAAGCGACATTGTTCCATGGCTGTAAAGATTGA
- the FUT3 gene encoding fucosyltransferase 3 (fucosyltransferase 3 (FUT3); FUNCTIONS IN: transferase activity, transferring glycosyl groups, fucosyltransferase activity; INVOLVED IN: cell wall biogenesis; LOCATED IN: membrane; EXPRESSED IN: 22 plant structures; EXPRESSED DURING: 10 growth stages; CONTAINS InterPro DOMAIN/s: Xyloglucan fucosyltransferase (InterPro:IPR004938); BEST Arabidopsis thaliana protein match is: fucosyltransferase 1 (TAIR:AT2G03220.1); Has 35333 Blast hits to 34131 proteins in 2444 species: Archae - 798; Bacteria - 22429; Metazoa - 974; Fungi - 991; Plants - 531; Viruses - 0; Other Eukaryotes - 9610 (source: NCBI BLink).), whose translation MKRGKKNSDAGDRLTNSDTRTGSSELNAMMKPSLSSMKTMGLLLAVLMVASVMFSLSVVLRDPPSDDVIETEAASRVLQSRLHQAIESDGGLSEKKAQLGNINLVPSFDKESCLSRYEASLYRKESPFKQSSYLDYRLQRYEDLHRRCGPFTRSYNLTLDKLKSGDRSDGEVSGCRYVIWLNSNGDLGNRMLSLASAFLYALLTNRFLLVELGVDMADLFCEPFPNTTWFLPPEFPLNSHFNEQSLLRNSGNPMVAYRHVVRDSSDQQKLFFCEDSQVLLEETPWLILKADSFFLPSLFSVSSFKQELQMLFPEKDTAFHFLSQYLFHPTNVVWGLITRYYNAYLAKADQRIGIYIGVSESGNEQFQHLIDQILACGTRHKLLPEVDKQRNLPSSQVLNRKSKAVFISSSSPGYFKSIRDVYWENPTVMGEIISVHKPSYKDYQKTPRNMESKRAWAEIYLLSCSDALVVTGLWSSLVEVAHGLGGLKPWVLNKAENGTAHEPYCVKARSIEPCSQATLFHGCKD comes from the exons ATGAAGCGGGGCAAGAAGAACTCGGATGCGGGTGACCGACTCACCAACTCGGATACTCGAACCGGGTCTAGCGAATTGAATGCGATGATGAAACCAAGTTTGAGTTCGATGAAAACGATGGGTCTACTTCTGGCGGTTCTTATGGTTGCTTCGGTTATGTTCTCTCTGTCCGTGGTGCTCAGAGACCCACCTTCCGATGATGTTATTGAGACTGAAGCAGCCTCTAGAGTTCTTCAGAGCAGATTGCACCAAg CAATCGAATCAGATGGTGGACTTAGCGAGAAGAAGGCACAGCTTGGCAACATTAATCTTGTGCCTAGTTTTGATAAAGAATCATGCTTGAGCAGGTACGAGGCGAGTTTATATCGAAAGGAATCGCCTTTTAAGCAATCCTCTTACCTGGATTACAGATTACAAAGATACGAGGATCTTCATAGACGTTGTGGACCATTCACTAGATCCTATAACTTAACACTTGACAAACTCAAGTCGGGAGATCGGTCTGACGGTGAAGTTTCTGGTTGTAGATATGTAATATGGTTGAATTCCAATGGTGATCTTGGGAATAGGATGCTGAGTCTAGCTTCAGCTTTTCTTTATGCTCTCTTAACAAATAGGTTTTTACTTGTCGAACTAGGAGTTGACATGGCTGATCTTTTCTGCGAGCCATTTCCAAACACTACTTGGTTTCTTCCCCCAGAGTTTCCGCTCAACAGCCACTTCAACGAGCAGTCTCTTCTACGCAATTCTGGCAACCCGATGGTTGCATATCGACATGTAGTTCGTGATTCCAGTGACCAacaaaagcttttcttttgtgaGGATAGTCAAGTTTTGTTGGAGGAAACCCCCTGGTTGATCTTAAAAGCGGATAGTTTCTTTCTCCCATCTCTCTTCTCAGTCTCGTCATTCAAGCAGGAACTTCAAATGCTCTTCCCGGAAAAAGATACTGCTTTTCACTTCTTAAGTCAGTATCTCTTTCACCCAACTAATGTTGTCTGGGGTCTCATTACACGATACTATAACGCATATCTTGCTAAGGCTGATCAAAGAATAGGAATCTATATTGGGGTCTCTGAGTCTGGAAATGAACAGTTCCAGCATTTGATAGATCAGATTTTAGCTTGTGGAACTAGACATAAGCTGCTTCCTGAAGTtgacaaacaaagaaatctcCCTTCAAGCCAAGTTCTGAACCGAAAATCAAAGGCAGTGTttatctcatcttcttctccagggTATTTTAAGAGTATCAGGGACGTATATTGGGAAAACCCAACAGTGATGGGAGAGATAATCAGCGTTCACAAGCCGAGCTACAAGGACTACCAAAAAACCCCGAGGAACATGGAAAGTAAGAGAGCATGGGCTGAGATATACCTTCTGAGTTGTTCTGATGCGCTGGTGGTCACAGGTTTATGGTCCTCACTCGTGGAGGTTGCTCATGGCCTTGGAGGGTTGAAGCCATGGGTGTTGAACAAAGCTGAGAATGGGACTGCCCATGAGCCTTACTGTGTGAAAGCAAGATCAATAGAGCCCTGTTCCCAAGCGACATTGTTCCATGGCTGTAAAGATTGA